The following are from one region of the Corylus avellana chromosome ca1, CavTom2PMs-1.0 genome:
- the LOC132167331 gene encoding vicianin hydrolase-like isoform X1 gives MARVKGPFLFCLLALAFLCPCTEAAKPSHYAVPFNRSSFPAGFIFGAGSAAYQSEGAAHIDGKGPSIWDIFPKKYPEKIADGSNGDIADDFYHRYKDDIKLMKRIGLDSFRFSISWSRILQKGKLSRGVNPQGVKFYNNLINELLSNGIKPFVTLFHFDIPQVLEDEYGGLLSLKIVKDYADYANFCFKTFGDRVKLWVTMNEPNGLGINGYTTGSFAPGRCSKYAGNCTAGNSATEPYIVAHHLLLAHGAAVKLYKDKYQPYQKGKIGITIVTHWFEPKYQTSSSRKAASRALDFYLGWFAHPITYGDYPQSMKFAAGNRLPKFTEAQSKLLKGSIDFLGINYYTTNYVEIASSTNGVNITYVTDRQTTLTTDKNGTPIGTPTALTWLFIRPKGLYQLVLYIKEKYNNPIIYITENGMADANNSSLPIKDARKDSLRIRYLHGHLSYLLEAIKDGANVKAYYVWSFLDDYEWDGGFAYRFGLTFVDYKDNLKRYLKYSAYWFKMFLLK, from the exons ATGGCAAGAGTTAAAGGTCCTTTTCTATTCTGCCTCCTGGCCTTGGCCTTCTTGTGTCCTTGCACTGAAGCTGCAAAACCCAGCCATTACGCAGTGCCTTTCAATCGGAGCAGTTTTCCTGCTGGTTTTATATTTGGTGCTGGTTCTGCTGCTTaccag TCTGAAGGAGCAGCTCATATCGATGGCAAGGGACCAAGCATATGGGATATTTTCCCCAAGAAATATCCag AAAAAATTGCGGACGGTAGTAATGGAGACATAGCCGATGACTTTTATCATCGTTATAAG GATGACATAAAACTGATGAAAAGAATTGGATTAGACTCCTTCAGGTTTTCTATCTCTTGGTCCAGAATATTGCAGA AGGGCAAATTAAGCAGGGGAGTGAACCCACAAGGTGTCAAATTCTACAACAACCTCATCAACGAGCTCCTATCTAATG GTATTAAGCCCTTTGTGACTCTCTTCCACTTTGATATTCCTCAAGTACTTGAAGATGAATATGGTGGACTTTTAAGTCTCAAGATAGT GAAGGATTATGCAGATTATGCAAATTTTTGCTTCAAAACTTTTGGTGATCGAGTCAAGCTCTGGGTTACAATGAACGAACCAAATGGATTAGGCATCAATGGGTACACCACCGGCAGTTTTGCACCCGGAAGATGTTCCAAGTACGCTGGAAATTGCACCGCCGGTAACTCCGCTACTGAGCCTTACATTGTAGCCCATCACTTGCTTCTTGCTCATGGAGCTGCTGTAAAATTGTACAAGGACAAGTACCAG CCATATCAAAAGGGGAAAATTGGGATCACAATAGTGACCCATTGGTTTGAGCCAAAATACCAGACATCTTCCAGCCGCAAGGCTGCCTCTAGAGCTCTTGATTTTTACCTTGGATG GTTTGCCCATCCGATTACATATGGTGACTACCCTCAAAGCATGAAGTTTGCAGCGGGTAATCGATTGCCAAAATTCACTGAAGCTCAATCCAAGTTGCTAAAAGGGTCCATTGATTTTCTTGGTATAAATTATTATACCACAAATTATGTAGAAATTGCTTCCTCAACCAACGGTGTCAACATCACTTATGTTACAGATAGACAAACCACTCTCACTA CTGATAAAAATGGGACTCCTATTGGTACTCCG ACTGCTTTGACTTGGCTTTTCATCCGTCCTAAGGGACTCTATCAGCTTGtactatatataaaagaaaaatacaacaatCCCATTATATACATAACGGAGAATG GAATGGCCGATGCAAATAATAGCTCCTTACCAATCAAAGATGCTCGCAAGGATAGTTTGAGGATAAGATACCTCCACGGGCATTTATCATATCTTTTAGAAGCTATCAA GGACGGAGCAAATGTGAAGGCATATTATGTGTGGTCATTTCTAGATGACTATGAATGGGATGGCGGTTTCGCCTATCGGTTTGGGCTTACTTTTGTGGATTATAAAGACAATTTGAAAAGATACCTCAAGTACTCTGCGTATTGGTTCAAGATGTTCCTCCTCAAATAA
- the LOC132167331 gene encoding vicianin hydrolase-like isoform X2 encodes MARVKGPFLFCLLALAFLCPCTEAAKPSHYAVPFNRSSFPAGFIFGAGSAAYQSEGAAHIDGKGPSIWDIFPKKYPEGKLSRGVNPQGVKFYNNLINELLSNGIKPFVTLFHFDIPQVLEDEYGGLLSLKIVKDYADYANFCFKTFGDRVKLWVTMNEPNGLGINGYTTGSFAPGRCSKYAGNCTAGNSATEPYIVAHHLLLAHGAAVKLYKDKYQPYQKGKIGITIVTHWFEPKYQTSSSRKAASRALDFYLGWFAHPITYGDYPQSMKFAAGNRLPKFTEAQSKLLKGSIDFLGINYYTTNYVEIASSTNGVNITYVTDRQTTLTTDKNGTPIGTPTALTWLFIRPKGLYQLVLYIKEKYNNPIIYITENGMADANNSSLPIKDARKDSLRIRYLHGHLSYLLEAIKDGANVKAYYVWSFLDDYEWDGGFAYRFGLTFVDYKDNLKRYLKYSAYWFKMFLLK; translated from the exons ATGGCAAGAGTTAAAGGTCCTTTTCTATTCTGCCTCCTGGCCTTGGCCTTCTTGTGTCCTTGCACTGAAGCTGCAAAACCCAGCCATTACGCAGTGCCTTTCAATCGGAGCAGTTTTCCTGCTGGTTTTATATTTGGTGCTGGTTCTGCTGCTTaccag TCTGAAGGAGCAGCTCATATCGATGGCAAGGGACCAAGCATATGGGATATTTTCCCCAAGAAATATCCag AGGGCAAATTAAGCAGGGGAGTGAACCCACAAGGTGTCAAATTCTACAACAACCTCATCAACGAGCTCCTATCTAATG GTATTAAGCCCTTTGTGACTCTCTTCCACTTTGATATTCCTCAAGTACTTGAAGATGAATATGGTGGACTTTTAAGTCTCAAGATAGT GAAGGATTATGCAGATTATGCAAATTTTTGCTTCAAAACTTTTGGTGATCGAGTCAAGCTCTGGGTTACAATGAACGAACCAAATGGATTAGGCATCAATGGGTACACCACCGGCAGTTTTGCACCCGGAAGATGTTCCAAGTACGCTGGAAATTGCACCGCCGGTAACTCCGCTACTGAGCCTTACATTGTAGCCCATCACTTGCTTCTTGCTCATGGAGCTGCTGTAAAATTGTACAAGGACAAGTACCAG CCATATCAAAAGGGGAAAATTGGGATCACAATAGTGACCCATTGGTTTGAGCCAAAATACCAGACATCTTCCAGCCGCAAGGCTGCCTCTAGAGCTCTTGATTTTTACCTTGGATG GTTTGCCCATCCGATTACATATGGTGACTACCCTCAAAGCATGAAGTTTGCAGCGGGTAATCGATTGCCAAAATTCACTGAAGCTCAATCCAAGTTGCTAAAAGGGTCCATTGATTTTCTTGGTATAAATTATTATACCACAAATTATGTAGAAATTGCTTCCTCAACCAACGGTGTCAACATCACTTATGTTACAGATAGACAAACCACTCTCACTA CTGATAAAAATGGGACTCCTATTGGTACTCCG ACTGCTTTGACTTGGCTTTTCATCCGTCCTAAGGGACTCTATCAGCTTGtactatatataaaagaaaaatacaacaatCCCATTATATACATAACGGAGAATG GAATGGCCGATGCAAATAATAGCTCCTTACCAATCAAAGATGCTCGCAAGGATAGTTTGAGGATAAGATACCTCCACGGGCATTTATCATATCTTTTAGAAGCTATCAA GGACGGAGCAAATGTGAAGGCATATTATGTGTGGTCATTTCTAGATGACTATGAATGGGATGGCGGTTTCGCCTATCGGTTTGGGCTTACTTTTGTGGATTATAAAGACAATTTGAAAAGATACCTCAAGTACTCTGCGTATTGGTTCAAGATGTTCCTCCTCAAATAA
- the LOC132167331 gene encoding vicianin hydrolase-like isoform X3: MARDQAYGIFSPRNIQDDIKLMKRIGLDSFRFSISWSRILQKGKLSRGVNPQGVKFYNNLINELLSNGIKPFVTLFHFDIPQVLEDEYGGLLSLKIVKDYADYANFCFKTFGDRVKLWVTMNEPNGLGINGYTTGSFAPGRCSKYAGNCTAGNSATEPYIVAHHLLLAHGAAVKLYKDKYQPYQKGKIGITIVTHWFEPKYQTSSSRKAASRALDFYLGWFAHPITYGDYPQSMKFAAGNRLPKFTEAQSKLLKGSIDFLGINYYTTNYVEIASSTNGVNITYVTDRQTTLTTDKNGTPIGTPTALTWLFIRPKGLYQLVLYIKEKYNNPIIYITENGMADANNSSLPIKDARKDSLRIRYLHGHLSYLLEAIKDGANVKAYYVWSFLDDYEWDGGFAYRFGLTFVDYKDNLKRYLKYSAYWFKMFLLK, encoded by the exons ATGGCAAGGGACCAAGCATATGGGATATTTTCCCCAAGAAATATCCag GATGACATAAAACTGATGAAAAGAATTGGATTAGACTCCTTCAGGTTTTCTATCTCTTGGTCCAGAATATTGCAGA AGGGCAAATTAAGCAGGGGAGTGAACCCACAAGGTGTCAAATTCTACAACAACCTCATCAACGAGCTCCTATCTAATG GTATTAAGCCCTTTGTGACTCTCTTCCACTTTGATATTCCTCAAGTACTTGAAGATGAATATGGTGGACTTTTAAGTCTCAAGATAGT GAAGGATTATGCAGATTATGCAAATTTTTGCTTCAAAACTTTTGGTGATCGAGTCAAGCTCTGGGTTACAATGAACGAACCAAATGGATTAGGCATCAATGGGTACACCACCGGCAGTTTTGCACCCGGAAGATGTTCCAAGTACGCTGGAAATTGCACCGCCGGTAACTCCGCTACTGAGCCTTACATTGTAGCCCATCACTTGCTTCTTGCTCATGGAGCTGCTGTAAAATTGTACAAGGACAAGTACCAG CCATATCAAAAGGGGAAAATTGGGATCACAATAGTGACCCATTGGTTTGAGCCAAAATACCAGACATCTTCCAGCCGCAAGGCTGCCTCTAGAGCTCTTGATTTTTACCTTGGATG GTTTGCCCATCCGATTACATATGGTGACTACCCTCAAAGCATGAAGTTTGCAGCGGGTAATCGATTGCCAAAATTCACTGAAGCTCAATCCAAGTTGCTAAAAGGGTCCATTGATTTTCTTGGTATAAATTATTATACCACAAATTATGTAGAAATTGCTTCCTCAACCAACGGTGTCAACATCACTTATGTTACAGATAGACAAACCACTCTCACTA CTGATAAAAATGGGACTCCTATTGGTACTCCG ACTGCTTTGACTTGGCTTTTCATCCGTCCTAAGGGACTCTATCAGCTTGtactatatataaaagaaaaatacaacaatCCCATTATATACATAACGGAGAATG GAATGGCCGATGCAAATAATAGCTCCTTACCAATCAAAGATGCTCGCAAGGATAGTTTGAGGATAAGATACCTCCACGGGCATTTATCATATCTTTTAGAAGCTATCAA GGACGGAGCAAATGTGAAGGCATATTATGTGTGGTCATTTCTAGATGACTATGAATGGGATGGCGGTTTCGCCTATCGGTTTGGGCTTACTTTTGTGGATTATAAAGACAATTTGAAAAGATACCTCAAGTACTCTGCGTATTGGTTCAAGATGTTCCTCCTCAAATAA